One Pseudomonas tolaasii NCPPB 2192 genomic window carries:
- a CDS encoding urea transporter, whose amino-acid sequence MQNQTCPDWAEALLNGFSQIFLQRQPLCGLLCLLAILIGAPALLGGALLGGVAGLLTAQRRGYPKAERQAGLYSYNGVLLGLLISQHFAWSALLPPLILACGGLSAILTRQWLKHASQPDDLPAYTAPFVGLGWLLMGTVPESTFALTEPDTLSVLVAPFTGLAQIMLLDQPVAGALIALGLSIANRRAALWALTGASAGVLIALLLDEPDSALLGLHSYNPALAALALSQSRRQPWLPLLGLLLAIMLTPGFAALHLPALTAPFILACWLVRASGRMFKARVDSPFESP is encoded by the coding sequence ATGCAAAATCAAACCTGCCCCGACTGGGCCGAAGCCCTGCTCAACGGCTTCAGCCAGATATTCCTCCAACGCCAGCCGCTGTGTGGCCTGCTGTGCCTGCTGGCCATCCTGATCGGCGCCCCGGCCCTGCTCGGCGGCGCGCTGCTCGGTGGCGTCGCCGGTTTGCTTACCGCCCAGCGCCGGGGTTATCCCAAGGCCGAGCGCCAGGCCGGGCTTTATAGCTATAACGGTGTACTGCTGGGTTTGTTGATAAGCCAGCACTTCGCCTGGTCGGCGCTATTGCCGCCGCTGATCCTGGCGTGCGGCGGCTTGAGTGCGATCCTCACGCGCCAATGGCTGAAACACGCCAGTCAGCCCGACGATTTACCTGCCTACACCGCGCCTTTTGTCGGCCTCGGCTGGTTGCTGATGGGCACGGTACCCGAGAGCACCTTTGCCCTGACTGAACCCGATACGCTGTCCGTGCTCGTTGCACCTTTTACCGGCCTTGCGCAGATCATGCTGCTGGACCAGCCGGTGGCGGGCGCTTTGATTGCGCTGGGCCTGTCGATCGCCAACCGTCGCGCCGCCTTATGGGCGTTGACCGGCGCCAGCGCGGGCGTGCTGATTGCGCTGCTGCTGGACGAACCCGACAGCGCCCTGCTCGGCCTGCACAGCTACAACCCGGCACTCGCCGCATTGGCGTTGAGCCAGTCACGCCGCCAACCCTGGCTGCCGCTGCTCGGCCTCTTGTTGGCGATCATGCTCACCCCCGGTTTTGCTGCCCTGCACCTACCTGCGCTGACCGCGCCGTTCATCCTCGCCTGCTGGCTGGTACGCGCCAGCGGGCGGATGTTCAAAGCCCGCGTGGACAGCCCGTTCGAATCCCCCTAG